The following proteins are co-located in the Corynebacterium kalinowskii genome:
- a CDS encoding glyceraldehyde-3-phosphate dehydrogenase, which yields MSEQTPISQADWNERVELAEKMIPLIGKLRRENNVVVSIFGRLLVTATEIDIIKSHRYARRITEHELPLSQTLPILEELVKMDLGTVSIDLGALATKFEAEGGDLRTFLDRELDDVIGTADKTPQTDIVLYGFGRIGRLLARILLARQAMYNGPRLRAIVVRKNGDQDLEKRASLLRRDSVHGAFEGSITVDEEKNIIWANGTPIQVIYSSDPATVDYTEYGINDAIVVDNTGRWRDRAGLEQHLKSKGVARVLLTAPGKGDIKNVVYGVNQKDITPEDQILSAASCTTNAITPVLKVLDEKWGVNYGHVETVHSFTNDQNLIDNFHKGARRGRAATLNMVITETGAAKAVSKALPQFEGKLTGSSIRVPTPDVSMAVLNLNMVNDVTVEDVNDYIRQVSLVSELRQQIDYIKSPEVVSTDFVGSTHAGVVDGLATIAKGKQLVLYVWYDNEFGYSNQVIRIVEEMAGARPKVRPMRLELTEV from the coding sequence ATGTCGGAGCAGACCCCGATTTCGCAGGCAGACTGGAACGAGCGCGTAGAGCTCGCTGAGAAGATGATCCCGTTGATCGGCAAGTTGCGCCGCGAAAACAACGTGGTCGTGTCTATTTTTGGTCGTCTGCTGGTGACTGCGACGGAGATCGACATCATCAAGTCGCACCGCTACGCTCGTCGCATCACCGAGCACGAGCTTCCGCTTTCCCAGACCCTGCCAATCCTGGAGGAGCTGGTGAAGATGGACCTCGGTACCGTCTCCATCGACCTCGGCGCCCTGGCCACCAAGTTCGAAGCTGAAGGTGGCGACCTGCGCACCTTCCTTGACCGCGAGCTTGACGACGTCATCGGCACCGCCGACAAGACCCCGCAGACCGACATTGTGCTCTACGGCTTCGGCCGCATCGGCCGCCTGCTCGCCCGCATCCTGCTGGCTCGCCAGGCCATGTACAACGGCCCACGCCTGCGCGCCATCGTCGTCCGCAAGAACGGTGACCAGGATCTGGAGAAGCGCGCCTCGCTGCTGCGCCGCGACTCCGTCCACGGCGCTTTTGAAGGCTCGATCACCGTTGACGAAGAAAAGAACATCATCTGGGCCAACGGCACCCCAATCCAGGTCATCTACTCCTCCGACCCAGCCACCGTCGACTACACCGAGTACGGCATCAACGATGCCATCGTCGTGGACAACACTGGTCGCTGGCGCGATCGTGCAGGCCTCGAGCAGCACCTGAAGTCCAAGGGCGTCGCTCGTGTGCTGCTCACCGCACCAGGCAAGGGTGATATCAAGAACGTTGTTTACGGCGTGAACCAGAAGGACATCACCCCTGAGGACCAGATCCTCTCCGCTGCGTCCTGCACCACGAACGCCATCACCCCAGTGCTTAAGGTTCTGGACGAGAAGTGGGGCGTGAACTACGGTCACGTCGAGACGGTCCACTCCTTTACCAATGACCAGAACCTCATCGACAACTTCCACAAGGGCGCTCGTCGTGGCCGCGCTGCCACCCTGAACATGGTCATCACCGAAACCGGCGCCGCCAAGGCCGTATCCAAGGCGCTGCCACAGTTCGAGGGCAAGCTCACCGGTTCCTCCATCCGCGTTCCGACCCCAGACGTGTCCATGGCTGTGCTCAACCTGAACATGGTCAACGACGTGACGGTAGAAGACGTCAACGACTACATCCGTCAGGTTTCCCTGGTGTCCGAGCTGCGTCAGCAGATCGACTACATCAAGTCCCCTGAGGTTGTCTCCACCGACTTCGTCGGCTCCACCCACGCAGGTGTTGTCGACGGCCTGGCTACCATCGCCAAGGGCAAGCAGCTCGTGCTTTACGTCTGGTACGACAACGAGTTTGGCTACTCTAACCAGGTCATCCGCATCGTCGAAGAGATGGCCGGCGCGCGTCCCAAGGTTCGCCCAATGCGCCTTGAGCTGACCGAGGTCTAA
- a CDS encoding nitronate monooxygenase, whose protein sequence is MTVLAQLSAPIIAAPMAGGPSTPALVDAIASEGGFGFLAAGYLSPEKLREQMEAVTCERYGVNLFYPQAPAADLAPVAAYAEELAPVFEAHEASVPDYASADPSDAFAAKLDVMCELRPAVVSCTFGLFTVDEVDRLHECGIEVWMTVTNPADAREAAERGADVLVVQGPEAGGHRSTLTVEEEPDARPLLELLGALDVDKPVVAAGGLTNAFAVAQALEYADAVACGTAFLLADEAGTSELHRAQVARGGRTATTRAFSGRIARGIETQFMCDHADAPAVYPHVNTLMKPIRSVTSDTNYVAAWAGTQVKHAFSGSVAEIVSALCEGDREMNTKTL, encoded by the coding sequence ATGACTGTTCTAGCCCAACTGTCCGCGCCCATCATCGCAGCTCCCATGGCTGGCGGTCCCTCGACACCCGCGCTTGTCGACGCCATCGCCAGCGAAGGCGGCTTCGGTTTCCTCGCAGCTGGCTACTTGAGCCCCGAAAAACTCCGGGAACAAATGGAAGCCGTGACCTGCGAGCGATACGGCGTGAACCTGTTCTATCCGCAGGCCCCGGCGGCAGACTTGGCTCCGGTTGCGGCTTATGCAGAGGAACTAGCCCCAGTGTTCGAAGCTCATGAAGCTTCGGTGCCGGATTATGCCTCCGCTGATCCTTCGGATGCCTTCGCAGCCAAGCTGGATGTAATGTGCGAACTCCGCCCAGCTGTAGTGAGCTGCACATTCGGCCTCTTCACAGTTGACGAAGTAGATCGGCTACACGAATGCGGCATTGAAGTATGGATGACGGTAACTAACCCCGCTGATGCTCGCGAGGCTGCCGAGCGAGGTGCCGATGTCCTCGTAGTGCAGGGACCTGAGGCCGGCGGACACCGGTCGACGCTGACAGTGGAAGAAGAACCTGACGCGCGGCCACTGCTGGAGTTGTTGGGGGCTCTGGACGTCGATAAGCCAGTTGTGGCAGCGGGCGGGCTAACCAACGCTTTCGCAGTTGCTCAAGCGTTGGAATACGCGGATGCCGTCGCTTGCGGCACCGCCTTCCTGTTGGCGGACGAAGCCGGGACATCCGAACTGCATCGCGCGCAGGTAGCTAGGGGAGGGCGTACCGCCACCACGCGTGCGTTTTCCGGGCGCATCGCGAGGGGCATCGAAACGCAGTTCATGTGCGATCACGCCGATGCCCCCGCAGTTTACCCCCATGTGAACACCTTGATGAAGCCCATCCGCAGCGTAACCTCTGACACAAACTATGTGGCTGCTTGGGCTGGTACGCAGGTAAAACACGCCTTTTCGGGGTCAGTGGCGGAGATTGTTTCTGCCCTGTGTGAGGGGGATCGAGAAATGAATACCAAAACCCTGTAA
- a CDS encoding peptide chain release factor 3 yields the protein MSSIATEASRRRTFAVIAHPDAGKSTLTEALALHAHVITEAGAVHGKAGRKSTVSDWMDMEKERGISIGSSALQFEYAPEGHEGEPYMINLVDTPGHADFSEDTYRVLTAVDAAVMLVDASKGLEPQTLKLFKVCKARGLPIVTVINKWDRVGRSPLELVDEIVTEIQLQPTPMFWPVGEAGDFRGLARITEDGEVDEYIHFLRTAGGSTIAPEEHYSPDEAAAREGDVWNTTVEEVELMTMDGAVHDQELFENCTTSPTIFASAMLNFGVHQILDTLCLLAPSPRGRASDPKAIETATGTFDESRDIEDDFSGVVFKVQAGMDKNHRDNLAFMRVVSGEFDRGMQVTHAQSGRSFSTKYALTVFGRTRSTVESAFPGDIVGLVNAGSLAPGDTIFEGNKVQFPPMPQFAPEHFRTLRAKSLGKYKQFRKALDQLAAEGVVQILRNDLRGDAAPVMAAVGPMQFEVMQARMENEYNVETVTEAIPYSVARRTDAESAPELGRQRGVEIFTRTDGELIALFGDKWKLAFIEKEHPELTMEPLVAD from the coding sequence ATGAGTTCCATTGCAACCGAGGCCTCCCGCCGCCGTACCTTCGCCGTGATCGCACACCCTGACGCTGGTAAGTCCACGCTGACGGAGGCGCTGGCGCTGCACGCCCACGTGATCACCGAGGCGGGCGCGGTCCACGGCAAGGCAGGCCGCAAGTCCACTGTGTCTGACTGGATGGACATGGAAAAGGAACGTGGCATTTCCATCGGATCCTCGGCGTTGCAGTTTGAGTACGCCCCCGAAGGCCACGAGGGCGAGCCATACATGATCAACCTGGTGGACACCCCAGGTCACGCGGACTTCTCCGAAGACACCTACCGCGTGCTCACCGCCGTCGACGCCGCTGTCATGCTCGTCGATGCCTCCAAAGGCCTCGAGCCACAGACCTTGAAACTATTTAAGGTGTGTAAGGCACGTGGTCTACCGATCGTCACGGTGATCAATAAGTGGGACCGCGTGGGACGCTCGCCGCTGGAGCTGGTGGACGAAATCGTCACCGAAATCCAGCTGCAGCCGACGCCGATGTTCTGGCCGGTGGGCGAGGCGGGCGACTTCCGCGGACTGGCTCGAATCACTGAAGACGGAGAAGTGGACGAATACATCCACTTCTTGCGCACCGCTGGCGGCTCAACCATCGCTCCAGAGGAGCACTACTCTCCCGACGAAGCTGCTGCTCGCGAAGGCGATGTGTGGAATACCACCGTTGAAGAGGTCGAGCTGATGACAATGGACGGCGCGGTCCACGATCAAGAGCTCTTTGAAAATTGCACCACCTCGCCGACCATCTTTGCCTCCGCAATGCTGAACTTCGGTGTCCACCAAATTCTGGATACGCTGTGTTTGCTGGCACCATCACCACGAGGGCGTGCTTCAGACCCCAAGGCCATTGAGACTGCCACTGGCACTTTCGACGAAAGTCGTGATATTGAGGATGACTTCTCCGGCGTCGTGTTCAAGGTCCAGGCTGGCATGGACAAGAACCACCGCGACAACCTTGCGTTTATGCGCGTCGTTTCCGGCGAGTTCGATCGTGGCATGCAAGTCACGCATGCACAATCGGGCCGAAGCTTCTCCACCAAGTACGCTCTAACCGTCTTCGGCCGCACCCGCTCCACCGTCGAATCCGCCTTCCCCGGTGACATCGTCGGCCTGGTCAACGCCGGATCTCTCGCGCCTGGCGACACCATCTTCGAAGGCAATAAGGTTCAGTTCCCACCAATGCCACAGTTCGCGCCGGAGCACTTCCGCACGCTGCGCGCCAAGTCGCTGGGCAAGTACAAGCAGTTCCGCAAGGCACTCGACCAGCTCGCCGCCGAAGGCGTGGTTCAGATTCTGCGCAACGACCTGCGTGGCGATGCCGCCCCGGTCATGGCCGCCGTCGGCCCCATGCAGTTCGAAGTCATGCAAGCGCGCATGGAAAACGAATACAACGTGGAAACCGTCACCGAAGCCATCCCATACTCCGTCGCCCGACGCACCGACGCGGAATCCGCGCCCGAACTCGGCCGTCAACGTGGCGTGGAAATCTTCACCCGCACCGATGGTGAACTCATCGCTTTGTTTGGCGACAAGTGGAAGCTCGCGTTCATCGAGAAAGAGCACCCCGAGCTCACCATGGAGCCGTTGGTAGCCGACTAG
- a CDS encoding MMPL family transporter, whose product MSGLLFSLGQAVYRRWWIPLLTWVLVFAGAAALAAAYSTPLSREFSIPDLPSLTTRALMDERFPPVPQGEMLPVGKVVVQVPEGETLSDPDNYAMLQELISKLEEHPAAAPDQDIKDPMEAHKELRERIYREESEFDFPTSVIEGDVRAVSPLNATQDTGILEVQFRVDEGGRVPLEELNSAAKLINDFNNPDFQVSYFGQAFTGMDKLSMGAELLGLLVALLVLMLTFGSLVAAGMPIVSALSGIAISMAGILLSTHFSDAVNFLAPTFAVMIGLAVGIDYSLFILARFRNEIEKNPDRPRAESMGIAISTAGHSVCFAGLTVIIALVSLTIFHIPFLTALAHAAAGTVTLAVLLALTLLPALAGLTGKRLFPRPRKKSLQSSSFARWWVKMLKLHPAVILVPTVIFLVLCAAPAKDLQVAMPTDSSAPLGSHTRTSADLIESGFGPGRNYPLAAVVDAAQVSEGDRKKVIFKAAQEMSKIEGVSHVQPIRATDSLDTVELLITTDYTATDKGAAQTVARLREHAAGVEASTSLSYGITGMTPVFIDLSNRLTDALLPYIALVLVLAIIVLAAVFRTLWVPIIATAGFVLSIGATFGVTVALFQQGKFGLVDDPQPLVSFLPIILIGLVFGLAMDYHVFLVSRMREAWLNGKSASDAINSGFQHSARVVSAAALIMIAVFASFLVHDAVFIKTLGFALATAVFFDAFLVRMTIIPAILFMLGERSFSRK is encoded by the coding sequence ATGTCGGGGCTGTTGTTCTCGCTTGGCCAGGCCGTGTATCGGCGTTGGTGGATTCCGCTCCTCACGTGGGTACTCGTTTTCGCTGGTGCTGCGGCGCTCGCGGCTGCGTACTCCACTCCGCTTTCTCGTGAGTTTTCGATCCCCGACCTGCCGAGTCTGACAACCCGCGCGCTCATGGACGAGCGCTTCCCCCCTGTCCCGCAAGGCGAGATGTTGCCCGTCGGGAAAGTTGTGGTGCAGGTGCCGGAAGGCGAAACGCTCTCTGATCCGGACAACTACGCCATGCTGCAGGAGTTGATCTCCAAACTGGAGGAGCACCCTGCGGCAGCTCCAGACCAAGACATTAAAGACCCAATGGAGGCGCACAAGGAGCTGCGCGAACGCATCTATCGGGAAGAGTCAGAGTTCGATTTCCCGACGAGCGTCATTGAGGGAGATGTTCGCGCTGTCAGCCCGCTGAACGCCACGCAGGATACCGGCATCTTAGAGGTTCAATTCCGCGTTGACGAAGGCGGTCGGGTGCCGCTGGAAGAGCTGAACTCAGCCGCGAAGCTCATCAACGACTTCAACAACCCCGATTTCCAGGTGTCCTATTTCGGGCAAGCTTTCACCGGGATGGACAAGCTGTCCATGGGAGCTGAGCTGCTCGGCCTGCTTGTTGCTCTGTTAGTCCTAATGCTTACCTTCGGATCTCTCGTCGCAGCAGGCATGCCTATCGTTTCGGCATTGAGTGGTATCGCCATTAGTATGGCCGGCATCCTGCTCAGCACGCATTTCTCAGATGCTGTGAACTTCTTGGCCCCGACATTTGCGGTAATGATCGGCCTGGCTGTCGGCATTGACTATTCTTTGTTCATCCTGGCTCGTTTCCGCAATGAAATCGAAAAGAATCCGGATCGCCCGCGTGCGGAATCAATGGGCATCGCGATCTCCACAGCTGGGCACTCAGTGTGTTTCGCTGGTCTCACTGTCATCATTGCCCTGGTATCCCTGACCATTTTCCACATCCCATTCCTCACCGCCTTGGCTCACGCGGCCGCCGGAACGGTGACGCTAGCGGTGCTGCTAGCGCTGACTCTGTTGCCGGCACTGGCAGGCCTCACAGGCAAACGACTGTTTCCTCGCCCTCGCAAGAAGAGCCTGCAATCATCCTCCTTTGCGCGCTGGTGGGTGAAGATGCTCAAGTTGCACCCGGCTGTCATCTTGGTGCCCACGGTGATTTTCTTAGTTCTCTGTGCAGCTCCGGCAAAGGACCTCCAGGTAGCCATGCCGACTGATTCCTCAGCACCTCTCGGCTCGCACACCCGTACCTCCGCCGACCTGATCGAATCCGGCTTCGGCCCCGGCCGCAACTACCCGCTCGCAGCAGTGGTTGATGCTGCGCAAGTCAGCGAAGGCGACCGCAAGAAGGTGATCTTCAAGGCAGCTCAGGAGATGAGCAAGATCGAGGGTGTCTCCCACGTCCAGCCGATCCGCGCCACCGACAGCCTGGATACGGTAGAGCTCCTCATCACCACCGACTACACCGCTACCGACAAGGGAGCGGCGCAAACCGTAGCGCGGCTGCGGGAGCACGCTGCTGGGGTGGAGGCGTCGACAAGCTTGAGCTACGGCATCACCGGCATGACCCCCGTGTTCATCGACCTCTCCAACCGCCTCACCGACGCGCTGCTGCCCTACATTGCGCTCGTGTTGGTGCTCGCGATCATCGTGCTCGCCGCAGTGTTTCGCACGCTGTGGGTGCCAATCATCGCCACAGCCGGTTTCGTGCTGTCCATTGGCGCGACGTTCGGGGTCACCGTGGCGCTGTTCCAGCAGGGCAAGTTCGGGCTTGTCGACGACCCACAGCCCCTGGTCTCATTCCTGCCGATCATCCTGATTGGGCTCGTATTTGGCCTGGCCATGGACTACCACGTGTTCCTCGTGTCACGGATGCGTGAGGCGTGGCTGAACGGCAAGAGCGCCAGTGACGCCATTAACAGCGGTTTCCAGCACAGTGCTCGCGTCGTGTCCGCGGCAGCGCTCATCATGATCGCCGTGTTCGCATCATTCCTGGTTCATGATGCTGTCTTTATCAAGACGCTGGGATTCGCCCTAGCTACGGCGGTATTCTTCGACGCTTTCCTCGTCCGCATGACCATCATCCCGGCAATCCTGTTCATGCTCGGTGAGAGGTCGTTCAGCCGCAAGTGA
- a CDS encoding DUF1648 domain-containing protein — translation MTFELIFIALMNALVFWSGTLLTRLAPRTTAFGYRVSEDFDRRAVFRPFTRALELAAVAAFILTLALDIGAGALLGLLALPLTLFLWFHGRSKVRPQEFHGEPTGSVTDDAENLIEVPPVSLLGYWLGLLVIAVTAAYVAARWANIPERFATHFSGNWEPDAWSDKSVLGVFGLTFLNFGLLVLMAGSVLPFLKLKIYARTDPSEAGKKATGAVISAAATALGWFTCALVVCLSLMQLSIVLPAWQSAGTLALIGTLAASIGGTIGMIAYIMVKADKARGGLRPQFNYRDDDQFYKGGMFYNNPNDPARVVDKRDGLGVDFNYAHAPGKIFAVAVVVLLVAPLLLLFL, via the coding sequence TTGACCTTTGAATTAATCTTCATCGCGCTGATGAATGCGTTGGTGTTTTGGTCGGGCACGTTGCTCACCCGATTGGCTCCACGGACTACCGCCTTTGGATATCGAGTCTCGGAGGACTTCGATAGGCGAGCGGTATTCCGCCCCTTCACTCGTGCCCTTGAACTTGCGGCCGTTGCGGCATTCATACTGACACTCGCCCTGGATATCGGGGCAGGAGCCTTACTCGGATTACTGGCGCTGCCTCTGACGTTGTTCCTTTGGTTCCATGGTCGGAGCAAAGTCCGCCCACAGGAGTTTCATGGCGAGCCTACTGGCTCGGTGACAGATGATGCTGAAAACCTCATCGAGGTGCCACCGGTCTCTCTGCTCGGCTATTGGCTCGGTCTGCTCGTAATCGCGGTAACCGCTGCCTACGTCGCAGCCCGATGGGCCAACATTCCGGAGCGCTTTGCTACGCACTTTTCCGGCAACTGGGAGCCCGATGCTTGGTCTGACAAGTCCGTGTTGGGAGTATTCGGACTGACTTTCCTCAATTTCGGACTGCTGGTGTTGATGGCCGGCAGCGTCCTGCCGTTCCTAAAACTAAAGATTTACGCTCGCACTGATCCGAGTGAGGCGGGTAAAAAGGCCACGGGCGCCGTAATTTCTGCAGCGGCCACTGCCCTTGGATGGTTCACATGTGCATTGGTCGTGTGCTTGAGTCTGATGCAACTATCTATAGTGCTGCCAGCTTGGCAATCCGCTGGAACCTTGGCACTTATCGGAACGCTGGCGGCCTCGATCGGCGGTACCATCGGCATGATCGCGTACATCATGGTCAAAGCGGACAAGGCGCGTGGGGGATTAAGACCCCAGTTCAATTACCGTGATGATGATCAGTTCTACAAAGGTGGGATGTTTTACAACAACCCTAATGACCCAGCTCGCGTCGTGGATAAGCGCGACGGACTCGGAGTCGACTTCAACTATGCCCACGCGCCGGGCAAGATCTTCGCGGTCGCCGTCGTTGTCCTGCTGGTCGCCCCGCTGCTGCTACTGTTTCTCTAA
- a CDS encoding MMPL family transporter, which produces MAKFLYRIGKSAYHHKWRFIAVWLIILFALGGLATTFSKSTNTSFSIPGLDSVVTQEKMQERFPDAGDMASAPTGSIVVQAPAGKSLQDPDQEAAVAKLVQDLQSKPYLANTEAIVAPQLAAMGMQQQLTEAKTAQGVPEEQIAADIRALSPLSEDGRTGTINVAFDAASAMDIDAADRTDLKSTLDAAASDNLQVSYAGQAFSGQGEMGMASELIGIAVAALVLMITFGSFVAAGMPLISAVVGVAIGLLGVMLGTAFTDSINDMTPTLASMIGLAVGIDYALFIVSRFRNELIAQIGNDLTPAELAAEIKKTTVAQRAEAMGLAVGKAGSAVVFAGITVIIALTALSIINIPFLTAMALAAAATVVIAVLVALSFLPAVLGLLGTKVFAARVPGVQAPDPEDEKPTMGLLWVRRIRNRPILHLVLGVVFLGLLAIPAGQLRLAMPTDGSEPLGSPARVAYETTAEAFGPGRNAPMIALVDLVDVAPEQRQQAMGAALSEISATEGVENAQVVKTTDSLDTAQIMITPKYGATDERTSETLTALRDHVPAFEEATGATYGITGVTPIFDDISARLQNVLLPYIAIVLALAFLVLMLVFRSIWVPLIAAAGFALSVAATFGITVGFFQEGWLGLIDDPQPLLSFLPIMLIGLVFGLAMDYQVFLVTRMREGWAHGKTAGNATSNGFKHGARVVTAAALIMISVFAAFMMQDAAFIKTMGFALAVAVAFDAFVVRMMIIPATMFLLDERAWWLPKWIDRILPKVDIEGEALAK; this is translated from the coding sequence GTGGCGAAATTTCTCTACCGAATCGGAAAATCCGCCTACCACCACAAGTGGCGCTTCATCGCCGTCTGGCTCATCATTCTTTTCGCGCTCGGTGGCTTGGCCACCACCTTCTCCAAGTCCACCAACACCAGCTTTTCTATTCCTGGGCTCGACTCTGTAGTCACTCAGGAAAAGATGCAAGAACGCTTCCCAGACGCCGGCGATATGGCTTCCGCTCCTACTGGATCGATCGTTGTCCAGGCACCTGCCGGGAAGTCCTTGCAGGACCCAGATCAGGAAGCGGCCGTCGCAAAGCTCGTGCAAGACCTTCAGTCCAAGCCATATCTGGCAAACACGGAAGCGATCGTCGCCCCACAGCTAGCCGCGATGGGTATGCAACAGCAGCTCACGGAAGCCAAGACCGCACAAGGCGTGCCGGAAGAGCAGATCGCCGCGGATATCCGCGCGCTTTCTCCGCTCAGCGAGGACGGCCGAACCGGCACCATCAATGTCGCCTTCGACGCTGCTTCGGCGATGGATATTGACGCCGCTGACCGCACCGATTTGAAGTCCACTCTGGACGCTGCTGCCAGCGATAACCTGCAGGTGTCCTACGCCGGACAGGCATTCTCCGGCCAGGGCGAAATGGGCATGGCTTCGGAGCTCATTGGTATTGCTGTCGCCGCGCTGGTTCTCATGATCACCTTCGGGTCGTTCGTGGCCGCCGGTATGCCGCTGATTTCCGCCGTCGTCGGCGTCGCCATCGGCCTGCTGGGCGTGATGCTCGGCACCGCCTTCACCGACTCGATCAATGACATGACGCCGACGCTGGCATCGATGATCGGCCTGGCCGTGGGCATCGACTACGCGCTCTTCATCGTTTCCCGATTCCGCAACGAGCTAATCGCCCAGATCGGAAACGACCTGACACCCGCGGAACTTGCTGCAGAAATCAAGAAGACCACCGTCGCCCAGCGTGCGGAAGCCATGGGTCTGGCCGTGGGCAAGGCTGGCTCAGCCGTCGTATTCGCCGGTATCACCGTCATCATTGCACTGACCGCGCTGTCCATCATCAACATCCCATTCCTCACCGCGATGGCACTCGCCGCCGCCGCAACCGTGGTCATCGCAGTGCTCGTAGCTCTGTCCTTCCTACCTGCCGTGTTGGGGCTGCTCGGCACCAAGGTATTCGCCGCGCGCGTCCCTGGTGTGCAGGCACCTGACCCAGAGGACGAAAAGCCAACCATGGGACTGCTGTGGGTGCGTCGCATCCGCAACCGCCCGATCCTGCACCTCGTGCTTGGCGTAGTCTTCCTCGGCCTGCTGGCCATTCCTGCCGGCCAACTGCGCCTGGCTATGCCAACAGACGGATCCGAGCCCCTTGGCTCCCCTGCCCGCGTGGCCTACGAAACCACCGCTGAGGCCTTTGGTCCCGGCCGCAACGCCCCTATGATTGCCCTCGTAGACCTGGTCGATGTGGCTCCTGAGCAGCGCCAGCAGGCAATGGGCGCTGCGCTCAGCGAGATTTCCGCAACCGAGGGCGTCGAGAATGCGCAGGTGGTCAAGACCACCGACAGCCTCGACACCGCCCAAATCATGATCACACCGAAATACGGCGCCACGGACGAACGCACCTCGGAAACCCTCACTGCGCTGCGCGATCACGTCCCTGCCTTCGAGGAAGCCACCGGCGCCACCTACGGCATCACTGGTGTCACGCCAATTTTCGACGACATCTCCGCCCGCCTCCAGAACGTGCTGCTGCCCTACATCGCGATTGTTCTCGCCCTGGCATTCCTGGTGCTCATGCTGGTATTCCGCTCGATCTGGGTCCCACTGATCGCCGCCGCTGGCTTCGCGCTCTCGGTCGCCGCCACCTTCGGCATCACCGTGGGCTTCTTCCAAGAGGGCTGGCTCGGGCTTATCGACGACCCACAGCCGCTCCTCTCCTTCCTCCCCATCATGCTCATCGGCCTCGTCTTCGGCTTGGCCATGGACTACCAAGTCTTCTTGGTGACCCGCATGCGAGAAGGCTGGGCACACGGCAAGACCGCCGGTAACGCCACGTCGAATGGCTTCAAGCACGGCGCTCGAGTAGTAACCGCAGCGGCGCTGATCATGATCTCCGTGTTTGCGGCGTTCATGATGCAAGATGCGGCCTTTATTAAGACGATGGGTTTTGCCCTCGCGGTCGCAGTAGCATTCGATGCCTTCGTCGTACGCATGATGATCATTCCGGCCACTATGTTCTTGCTCGACGAGCGAGCTTGGTGGTTGCCGAAGTGGATCGATAGGATCTTGCCAAAGGTTGATATTGAAGGCGAGGCACTAGCGAAATGA
- a CDS encoding TetR family transcriptional regulator, whose amino-acid sequence MSNLRESKKVATRRALATAAATIMFEQGEQALTVAAVAEAAGVSTRTFHNYFASREEALSEFVVQSIDEVQRSMEQLPPDTDIVTAFEKIVHGVISEDSDLLRTISMIASIGQQLDQVCALPPHNEVRQLHCRFEEFWQHRFPTTDPDLVRLTLQNTVHTAGMCLSRYFEPDSSYSTAELHAFADKAFALLRQGTTTTWQQQG is encoded by the coding sequence ATGAGTAACCTCCGGGAGTCCAAAAAGGTCGCCACGCGGCGAGCCCTTGCCACTGCTGCCGCGACCATCATGTTCGAACAGGGCGAACAAGCCCTGACTGTCGCGGCAGTCGCGGAGGCTGCCGGAGTGTCAACTCGCACGTTCCACAATTACTTCGCCTCCCGTGAAGAGGCGCTTTCCGAGTTCGTGGTGCAGTCCATTGACGAGGTACAGCGCAGCATGGAGCAGCTGCCCCCAGATACGGATATCGTCACTGCTTTCGAAAAGATAGTGCACGGTGTGATTTCGGAGGATTCCGATTTGCTGCGCACGATCAGTATGATCGCGTCGATCGGCCAGCAGCTCGATCAAGTTTGCGCCCTGCCGCCACACAATGAGGTCCGGCAACTGCACTGTCGCTTCGAAGAGTTCTGGCAACACCGCTTTCCGACGACCGATCCAGACCTCGTGCGGCTGACCCTGCAGAACACAGTTCATACTGCGGGTATGTGCCTTTCCCGCTACTTTGAACCGGACTCGAGCTATTCCACCGCGGAACTGCATGCGTTCGCAGACAAGGCCTTTGCCCTGCTGCGTCAAGGCACCACCACAACGTGGCAGCAGCAGGGATAA